A stretch of Marinobacter sp. F4206 DNA encodes these proteins:
- a CDS encoding DUF6160 family protein: MKGLKKIALTTAIAAAPFAANAELQAMNDSAMGNVTGQAGVTIELETKVSIGQFKYTDEGSFAVNGIVLGGSGVAGGTGTELLDQLKIDIDVADDGDAIIHVGSLQTDPATGAPVPIDWGMTVDSMELLAGSTGTDSTTLISNMSMHGDLAALDLQVDTATDHLNVAVAFDIDDMDFDVDFLAIGIRDLTVTGAGSNFDYDGNGTTADEELAASGGASAEGYDLTDPQQKLAYGKLTGYANVNLDVYKGAGLGASNAVDVLRVDVNNVYMDVNVGAVEIGGTSIGSVALDNLAVTDTKLAIYGH; encoded by the coding sequence ATGAAAGGCCTGAAGAAAATCGCACTGACAACTGCTATCGCCGCGGCTCCTTTTGCAGCCAACGCTGAACTGCAGGCAATGAACGACAGCGCCATGGGCAACGTGACCGGTCAGGCCGGTGTGACCATCGAGTTGGAAACCAAGGTAAGCATCGGCCAGTTCAAGTACACGGACGAAGGCTCCTTCGCGGTTAACGGCATCGTGCTGGGTGGTTCCGGTGTTGCTGGCGGTACTGGCACAGAGCTGCTGGACCAGCTGAAGATCGACATCGACGTTGCTGACGATGGCGATGCCATCATCCACGTGGGCTCCCTGCAAACCGATCCGGCAACTGGTGCACCGGTTCCCATCGATTGGGGTATGACTGTTGACTCCATGGAGCTTCTCGCAGGCTCTACTGGTACCGACAGCACTACCCTGATCTCCAACATGAGCATGCACGGTGATCTCGCCGCTCTTGACCTGCAGGTTGACACTGCTACTGATCACCTGAACGTGGCTGTTGCGTTCGACATCGACGACATGGACTTTGATGTCGATTTCCTGGCTATCGGTATCCGTGATCTGACCGTTACCGGTGCTGGTTCTAACTTTGACTACGATGGCAATGGTACTACTGCTGACGAGGAACTCGCTGCTAGTGGTGGCGCGTCTGCAGAAGGCTACGATCTTACGGATCCGCAGCAGAAACTGGCTTACGGCAAACTGACTGGCTACGCCAACGTTAACCTGGACGTATACAAGGGTGCTGGCCTGGGTGCCTCCAACGCGGTTGACGTTCTGCGCGTTGACGTGAACAACGTTTACATGGACGTTAACGTTGGTGCTGTCGAGATTGGCGGTACTTCCATCGGTTCCGTGGCCCTGGACAACCTGGCCGTTACCGACACCAAACTGGCTATCTACGGTCACTAA